A portion of the Clostridium gelidum genome contains these proteins:
- a CDS encoding FAD:protein FMN transferase translates to MKKIICASIACISMALICTSCASQKNQYYEKSNIVMDTAVTLSASGANSKEAVEESFKKLDEINEMASTNIETSDIYKINNASGKSYVKVHPEIFKMIETSIKYSKLSDGAWDITLGPIIDLWGIGTDNERLPSDEEIKAKLPLVGYDKISINENDSSIMLQKEGMALDLGGIAKGFAADEVLKIYKKYNIENGLINLGSSSIYALGKNKDNKEWSVGIKHPRSEDPNEYMGIIKLSNESLSTSGDYERYFIKDNKRYHHILDPKTGYPVDNGVMSDTIVIDGNTTDNGMLSDLLTTTVFTLGPDKGLKLIDSLKGISCEITTSDHKVYTSDGFKDRIIDLNKEFKFVK, encoded by the coding sequence TCTCAATGGCTTTAATTTGTACTTCATGTGCTAGTCAGAAGAACCAATATTACGAAAAAAGCAATATTGTAATGGATACAGCAGTGACATTAAGTGCTTCTGGTGCAAATTCAAAAGAAGCAGTTGAAGAGAGTTTTAAAAAGTTAGATGAAATTAATGAAATGGCAAGCACTAACATAGAAACTAGTGATATCTATAAAATTAATAATGCTTCAGGGAAGAGTTATGTAAAAGTTCACCCTGAAATTTTTAAGATGATAGAAACTTCAATTAAATATTCAAAATTAAGTGATGGAGCATGGGATATTACTTTAGGACCAATAATAGATTTATGGGGTATTGGTACTGATAATGAAAGATTACCTTCCGATGAAGAAATTAAAGCTAAATTACCATTGGTGGGGTATGATAAAATTAGTATTAATGAAAATGATAGTAGCATCATGCTTCAAAAAGAGGGAATGGCTCTAGATTTAGGTGGTATTGCTAAAGGCTTTGCTGCTGATGAAGTATTAAAAATTTATAAAAAGTACAATATTGAAAATGGACTTATTAATTTAGGTTCAAGTTCTATTTACGCACTGGGCAAAAATAAAGATAATAAAGAATGGTCTGTTGGAATTAAACATCCTAGAAGTGAAGACCCTAATGAATACATGGGAATAATTAAATTATCTAATGAGTCTTTATCTACATCTGGTGATTATGAGAGATATTTTATCAAGGATAACAAAAGATATCATCATATTTTAGATCCCAAAACTGGATATCCAGTAGATAATGGAGTTATGAGTGATACTATAGTAATAGATGGTAACACTACTGATAATGGCATGTTATCTGATCTTCTAACAACAACAGTTTTTACATTAGGACCAGATAAGGGTTTAAAGTTAATAGATAGCTTAAAGGGAATATCTTGTGAAATTACAACATCAGATCATAAGGTTTATACATCAGATGGGTTTAAAGATAGGATTATAGATTTGAATAAAGAGTTTAAATTTGTAAAATAA